From the genome of Prinia subflava isolate CZ2003 ecotype Zambia chromosome 12, Cam_Psub_1.2, whole genome shotgun sequence:
AATGAATGCATTCTGTGCAGATGGCCTAGCCTCCCTAAAGGACAGGCCTTTTTAAACTGCATTCCAGAAAGAATACTCCTAACAATTTAAGCATTTTTTGCTTcctctgctgaaaaaaattacttcaaacgATCTTTACTGAGAAGGTAAAAGATGTCTACCAAGGACTGGACCAAAGGAATTATTCAGAATTAACCCAACCATATAAACTTCAAAGGAGATTCTGAGCTGTAAAAGCAGGTTAATGTACTGGCTAGAAACATCTGTTCCTTATATATTCAGTATTTACTATTGTGAGAATTTGTCCAATCAGGAACACGACAGATTAATTCCCTTCCAGAATCTTCAATTCACCAACTTGTACagttctatttaaaaaaaaaaaaaaaaatcttaacacTGCCCTTCAGTCCCTGTTTAGCACACCCATACCTTGACGTGTATCTGGTTGCGCAGCACTGCGGCTCGCAGGATCATCGCTTTGGCACGGCGCTGGAACTCTTTGCCCATTAGTAAAGACTTCTCAAAAGTTGTGCTGCGCTGATCTACATCTCGAGCATACAGAATCTGTAACCAATACAGAGGACTGTGcgtgggagctgtgccagggttccacagcaggaaaacagctgaGGCATTATGGAGCCTGAGgtcacacacagctcacccCACTGAACACACCAGGCACTTTCCAAGTGTCTCAGGAATGGAGAATTTCTGTGCTTAGTAAAACAGTTTAGTCTCTAATCGATGGGTGAAATGCCCTCACCTTACTGTGCGAGTCTATTCTGGCATTGATCAGTCCCTCCAAGATCAGCTGAGTGAGTTCATCTTCCAGAGCAGCCACTGTGGTGTTAAAAGCAGTGGCCATCTTGCGCATGTCTGCCGACACATAGGGACTGAAGTACtaagaaggagaaaatattcAGTTGCCAAGGGCACTCCATCCTCCAAGAAAACAGGGGAAATGCAACTGCAAAGAGATGGCCTATCTCCCTGTTTATCCACCTCTGAGATGACAGGAACAATTACCTGGATAAGGGCACGATTCCGAATCTGGGTATAAAGTGTCCTGACATGAGGTGCAAGGTACATATCTAGCAGCAGGTTGTCCTATGCAAAACAATAAACCACATCAGAAGATGAGAAGCAATctggaaaaatatattattcCTGTGTTCTGAAACACTTATGCATACATACTTAAACCTTAAGAGTATTACACTACAGCAACACAATACGATAAAACAAGGATGAATAAAAGAATTAGGAATATGTTTAAAACGTTTATAATTTCTCTCCACTAATAAATTACTCCCAATTTCCATGCACCACATCAGGAGACACAGAGGACAAAGAAGAGCTGAACATTTAGTATCTACTTTTGACAATCAACGCTTCTCACAAAAGGCTAGGCAAAGGGAACTTCTAGggtctgctctgcactgctctccTGCAACTCACCTTCATCTCATCCAGCATTTTCAGGCATGAAGCATATTTAGATTCATAAAACTTGAAGATGATGTCACGAACCTGTGGCTCCAGTTCCAGAAACAATTTGAAGGAGCTACAGATAAAGATGGCAGTGATCAGACATTGGAACCCACCAGTTAAATATCCCATAACTCCATCACTCCAAGTCACAATGTTAAAAACTCCCATTATCATTCGAAGACTGCAAGAATTTACCCTCTAATAGATCAGACAGCCCATTTTCAGCCGGGCTGGGAGCCTGGAACACAGAGAGATAGAACACAGCATCAGAGCTGTGATGAAGGAAGACAAAAGACTTTTGACAAACCAAGTAGTAGAAGTGTTTGtccacacaaaagaaaataatgaacagGTCAAAATCAGGATACATCACCAGCAAACAAATGCCATACTGTAGTCTGTGTTGGccagctctgtgtccccttTCAAAGCATAGCCTTCATTAAGTACAGCATGCCATAGACAAGTCAAGCATGGCAATTTCTCAGAGAAATTACTTACTGCCAGTGTGGGAAATCTTAGGGATGTACACTTTTACTCAGCACAGTCCCAATTCTCCATCATAGATATTTAAACCTTAGGATCTCACCCCACGTATCAGCCCATAAAAAATGGTAACAACCACTTTTCCACAGCAATTTAAGATTACTGCTTCTGTACATCTAGCTGACAGGAATTCAGTGTCATTGCAATTCAATCTGTGACGCACAAATGTCCACTTTCTTCCAAAGACTGTAATTCTCTTAACCTTCTGTATGTTATAGTTAGATTACACTCCAAGGTGTACTAATAATTACTAAATTGTTTTAACAATTAACATACACCAGAAAAAGGATCAACATGAAGGCAAATGATCCTAACAGCTGCCTTTGACAAAGGGCTGCGTCCCTCGATTTAGTATCTGATGCACTACTGATGGAGACTGACAGCTGGGCTACGCAGATGCTGGATTTAACCTGGGTTGGAAATTTATACTAAGAAAATTTCAGCTGTGATTAACCACTGTGTTTTAGACAGTGAAACACCACTTAATGCTAAAGCCAAACTAAGGCTCAATGATTCTTTCTCTCCTGTATGAGAAATACTCCTGCCAGAATCCACTCTTAACCAAAGTCTCATGTTCCAAAAGATGTCCAGTACGTACAAACAGCACTCAAGGCATCACTCACCTACTGGAGATAACATTTCGTTGCAGTTCCTGACGGTCAAATGTAGCAAGGGCACAGAGCCCACCATACACAGCCACATTGCTGGGAGATAACAGCtacagagagagggagagacagaGTGCGAGCTGTCACTGACTACCAAAATGGCGTAAGGGTAGCATTGAGTCTTCTACCCCAGGCCTTTCTTTCATGCAGTGAGACAAGATCAGTCCTTATCAAATGCAGTGGAAGCACTCAGCTTGCTCTCATGCAAGTGTGTGGGGTGACAGGGCCAGAGCAATAACACTGCTAAGAGAGCAGACGTGAATTTCAGGAGGTTTTGGTTGATTGAGCGACACAGAATTATAAATCTCACAAGTAACTCTTACGTGATCTAGAGTAGAACATTTAGAGATGCCAGGAacagagacttaaaaaaaaaaaaaaaaaaacccaaaacaaaaccaaccaaccagcaCAGTTCACAGCACCACCAAACTAAACAGGAACACTGCAAGAATAGCTACAATATCTGTACTTTACAACCTAATACTTAGAAGAACTACACCCCCTCCAAGATTTGCACACAGCTCCCTCTTGGTCCTCACCTCAGGGAAATCACAATGATCAAATGATGCCAACAAGAAGCACTTTGCTGCCTGTTTGTACTTCCGGGCAGCTAGTTCAGCCAAGCCTAGGAACCAGAAAAAGTTAGTCCATTTTTTATGACATCATACAAATTAGGGAAAGATTGAAAAATCTGGGGAGTAGGAAAGGCCCCCACATGGTTGCTAGTGCCTTCACTACTGAAGTAAAACAAGATCTGCAGACTGTATCAACCATCCTTTGAACTACATTGACTCACACAGGTATATCCTCTCTGAAGAAACTCTGGGAGAAGAAAGAGATGGCAAAAACCAGCAGTTCTATCTCACAAGTTTCATTAAATTTTGCATGTCTAGTGTGGAAATACAAAGTCTTTCAAAtatgggagaaaaaataaacccaagagccCTACAGACAGCTaactatacatatatatatatatatgtatatatatatatatatacatacatataaagACAGGCAAACTATACAGGAAGTTGAAGGACTCACTCACCTGCTGCACATTTCAGTTTGGTGAGAATTGCTTGTGTCTGGCtatctctttctcctctttgctAAAGCATAAAACAAAGCAGTAGTGAGCAAGCAGTATGAAAGCTACTTTGCTTACAACTGTCCCCAGGATATTTCACCCTGATAATTAACTTGCCAATCTCAGTGGCAAGATAACTTAACCTTATTTGTCTTGGGAAATATGGCAAAACTGAGGACAGGAAGTACCTGGTTTTACCACAAGTCATATTTTGTACACATATatcaaaaggggaaaaaaagaaatcactttacaaattttggaaacagaaaacaaagggaaaatttaCGCAATTTGAAGAGCAGGAGCTTACTTCTGCAATTTCCGGCGTAGACTCAGCCTTGCTTACATAGCTCAGAACATGAGACCAGTTCTGGAGGTAGACACTGACCTGCAGAGAGCCAGAAACACTGTGGGGCAGGCATGGATAAATGGCACTCCTTAGATAAGCCACATCATTGCAGACACAAGAGCCAAGTATGAGGGGCAACTTTGCAGCAGGTACCACAAAGACACCAGGTACCTTTGCCTGCAAATCTTCCTACCTTGATAACATTGAGACACATGTTGATGACATGTTTAGCACTGGTGCAGTAATCACGGGCTCGCGAGTAACACTTAAGAGCATTGCTGAGGTCTCCACAGTCCAGGTAGTGATCACCTAAATCATCATGACCTCTCCTGGAGGATGGGAATTAAAACATCAATATTTGTACGCTCAGAAAGGGACAAAGTCAGTTTGTTCTAAACAAGTAAGTCAACACACTGACCTAAGGACACATCCCATGTTAAATGCGTGGAGGAGCAGAATGCTCTCCcttgctccagcagagccctctgcaTCTCACCTGATACTCTCCTTGATGGAGTtccctttgtaatttttcagatCTGTATCGAGTTTCTCCAGTTTAAGAAGAGCTTTTTTGCGTGTAGCTTCAACCCAAGCTGTATCAAGAGGAGGGGGTTCAATTCCACTatcagggacagcatcaggTGTATTTTGCAGTTCTCTGAAAGGAAAGTATTTGAATGAGGCTACTAGGCTGAAAACGTTTCAAAACAGAGGTCTGCTAAGTGCCTGGCACTGTTACCCTAACCATCAGTACTGCATACACAAAATAGaccaaagagaaaataagggtagtgggaaagaaagaaacatatTGCTAAAATCACCAGTACAAACAGCAACACAAGCA
Proteins encoded in this window:
- the GPS1 gene encoding COP9 signalosome complex subunit 1 isoform X2 — its product is MGAVEPMQIDVDPQEDQQNSPDINYVVENPTLDLEQYASSYSGLMRIERLQFIADHCPQLRVEALKMALSFVQRTFNVDVYEEIHRKLSEATRELQNTPDAVPDSGIEPPPLDTAWVEATRKKALLKLEKLDTDLKNYKGNSIKESIRRGHDDLGDHYLDCGDLSNALKCYSRARDYCTSAKHVINMCLNVIKVSVYLQNWSHVLSYVSKAESTPEIAEQRGERDSQTQAILTKLKCAAGLAELAARKYKQAAKCFLLASFDHCDFPELLSPSNVAVYGGLCALATFDRQELQRNVISSSSFKLFLELEPQVRDIIFKFYESKYASCLKMLDEMKDNLLLDMYLAPHVRTLYTQIRNRALIQYFSPYVSADMRKMATAFNTTVAALEDELTQLILEGLINARIDSHSKILYARDVDQRSTTFEKSLLMGKEFQRRAKAMILRAAVLRNQIHVKSPPREGSQGELTPANSQSRMSTNM
- the GPS1 gene encoding COP9 signalosome complex subunit 1 isoform X1, translated to MPLPVQVFNLQGAVEPMQIDVDPQEDQQNSPDINYVVENPTLDLEQYASSYSGLMRIERLQFIADHCPQLRVEALKMALSFVQRTFNVDVYEEIHRKLSEATRELQNTPDAVPDSGIEPPPLDTAWVEATRKKALLKLEKLDTDLKNYKGNSIKESIRRGHDDLGDHYLDCGDLSNALKCYSRARDYCTSAKHVINMCLNVIKVSVYLQNWSHVLSYVSKAESTPEIAEQRGERDSQTQAILTKLKCAAGLAELAARKYKQAAKCFLLASFDHCDFPELLSPSNVAVYGGLCALATFDRQELQRNVISSSSFKLFLELEPQVRDIIFKFYESKYASCLKMLDEMKDNLLLDMYLAPHVRTLYTQIRNRALIQYFSPYVSADMRKMATAFNTTVAALEDELTQLILEGLINARIDSHSKILYARDVDQRSTTFEKSLLMGKEFQRRAKAMILRAAVLRNQIHVKSPPREGSQGELTPANSQSRMSTNM
- the GPS1 gene encoding COP9 signalosome complex subunit 1 isoform X3, yielding MQIDVDPQEDQQNSPDINYVVENPTLDLEQYASSYSGLMRIERLQFIADHCPQLRVEALKMALSFVQRTFNVDVYEEIHRKLSEATRELQNTPDAVPDSGIEPPPLDTAWVEATRKKALLKLEKLDTDLKNYKGNSIKESIRRGHDDLGDHYLDCGDLSNALKCYSRARDYCTSAKHVINMCLNVIKVSVYLQNWSHVLSYVSKAESTPEIAEQRGERDSQTQAILTKLKCAAGLAELAARKYKQAAKCFLLASFDHCDFPELLSPSNVAVYGGLCALATFDRQELQRNVISSSSFKLFLELEPQVRDIIFKFYESKYASCLKMLDEMKDNLLLDMYLAPHVRTLYTQIRNRALIQYFSPYVSADMRKMATAFNTTVAALEDELTQLILEGLINARIDSHSKILYARDVDQRSTTFEKSLLMGKEFQRRAKAMILRAAVLRNQIHVKSPPREGSQGELTPANSQSRMSTNM